The genomic DNA taaaacacattttattgTACTTGGGGAAATGCACTATCTATCGATGGGCCAGCTGAATGCATATTTTCATTAAATAGTTTTAGTGTTTTTAAACACAAAATATACATTATACAAGAGTTATAAAACAGTCTCTCAATTAGAAGTTAGTGGTTTGTCACATTCAACTGAGCTGGGTGTTGGTTTCTGTGAATGTTTAATCATGTGTGTTCTCCACAGGAGCAGCGGAACAGCCTCAGTCACAATCAAAGAGAGACTAGCTGGCTGAGCTCAGAGGACCACGCTCAACAAGTGGAGCTGAACGAAGAACATTAGTCACAGACTCAATGACACCAGGGACAGAACCCTCAGAAGAAGCATCTGTTAAAGAGCCCTTAGAGAGCACATGGAAGACACAGCCACTGGAGCCACTGAAGTCACTGTACAGAGCTCCATAGACAACACTGAAGACAGCGAAACCACAACACCTGAGCTCCAAAGGGACCACCACTGCAGGATGGCTTCAACACCATGACTGACTCTAGACCCTCTGGAGTTCCAACAGTACAGCTGGGAACCAGAGCTAAAGACCAGAATAATAGGATACTAAACTCATGTCTCAAAGCCATtattgtgtggttgtgtgtgtggctctgtgtgtgttgatttgtgtgtgttgtgtgtagcaTTGTGTAGTTTTGTGTGTGCAGTTGGTCATTAGCGGATGTTCCAAACATGGCCAGCATGACGGTCCAGCTGCTGGGCTTCTTCCTGGGTCTGCTGGGGCTTGTGGGTAGTGTAGTTGCTACAGTGCTCCCCCACTGGTGGCGGACAGCCTATGTGGGCTCTAACATAATCACAGCCACTGCCTACATGAAGGGGCTCTGGATGGAGTGTGTGTGGCACAGCACGGGCATCTACCAGTGTGAAGTACATCGCTCAATGCTGGCTCTGCCACCTGACCTGCAGGTAGGAATTATTGGTTGTTTGATTTGttaattgattggttgattgattagATTAATTTGAGCACACGGTAGCTTAGTAAATAGGGGGTAGGGTGTAATTTGAGCAACAGCCATTATGATACTAAACTCTTCTCCCTCCCTAGGCGGCACGAGCGTTGATGTTGCTGTCCTGCCTCACCTCCACCCTGGCAGCCCTCGTGTCCTCTGCAGGGATGAAGTGTACCCGCTGTGCCCGTGGCTCGTCCATCAAGCATGTCCTGGCCATCAGTGGGGGGGTCTGCTTCCTGTCTGCAGGCATGCTCTGCCTAATCACTGTCTGTTGGACAACCAATGATGTCATCCTCGACTTCTACAACCCCATCCTACCCTGAAGGTACTATTCAATATATTTAATTCATCttttattcattttattttatAACTCTGATACTAGTTTTTTTTCACTTAAACATGTTTGCagaaataacaaaataacaagaAATGTTACTTTGTGTTGCAGTTATGAAGTATGAGATTGGCATGGCGGTGTATTTAGGCTACGTCTCGGCCTGTCTTAGTCTGATGGGAGGGGTGGTGCTCTGTTGGAACTGTGAGGGGCGGCCCAGGAACCCCCTACATCTACCTCATCATCGCCACCCTTGTCCTCCCCTCGTCTTCAACACTATaaacacccccaacaccccagcaCCACCCTACTATCCCCCTGCCACCCTGAAAGGGAACTACGCCCCCTCATGCACCTCACTGTCCAGCAATGGCTACAGACTCAATGACTACGTCTGAGGGATAGAGTACACACTCAATGAATGCTCCTAGTGTGGAAGTGCAAACACTCAATGATTATGTCTGAGTGTGGCAGATAATAGAAACTGATTGAGGGAAGTTTAAACTCAATGACTACAAAAAACAGACTCAAGTTACTTTTAAGTGAGCAAGTACACACTCATTGACTTTCCAGCAGACCTTCAGAGAGTCAGTGAGGATCAGTGTGGTTTACGGTGTTGATGTTGTTCAGGTTGTGTCCTTCTCTAGGACTGCACACAGGCTAATCCTGTATTAATTATCCTGTTGACTTTGTATGTCTAGAAGAGCCAAAAAATATTAACAGGACTTATTCCTGATACAAAAATGAGCTTCCTTCATAAAGGCCTTTAGGAAAATGACAGCAGGTATGATAATGGTAAGTTTTATTTCACATGTATTATCTGTTCCCGTTGCATTGCTCATAACTTAATGGCTGTTGTGAAGCACTTCCTGTCTTTATAGTTTTATAGTCTCATATTTGTAAACTGCTTTATACTTATACTGCTATTTTAA from Oncorhynchus keta strain PuntledgeMale-10-30-2019 chromosome 7, Oket_V2, whole genome shotgun sequence includes the following:
- the LOC118386505 gene encoding claudin-14-like; this encodes MASMTVQLLGFFLGLLGLVGSVVATVLPHWWRTAYVGSNIITATAYMKGLWMECVWHSTGIYQCEVHRSMLALPPDLQAARALMLLSCLTSTLAALVSSAGMKCTRCARGSSIKHVLAISGGVCFLSAGMLCLITVCWTTNDVILDFYNPILPSVMKYEIGMAVYLGYVSACLSLMGGVVLCWNCEGRPRNPLHLPHHRHPCPPLVFNTINTPNTPAPPYYPPATLKGNYAPSCTSLSSNGYRLNDYV